In one Gracilinanus agilis isolate LMUSP501 chromosome 6, AgileGrace, whole genome shotgun sequence genomic region, the following are encoded:
- the PSMA1 gene encoding proteasome subunit alpha type-1, protein MFRNQYDNDVTVWSPQGRIHQIEYAMEAVKQGSATVGLKSKTHAVLVALKRAQSELAAHQKKILHVDNHIGISIAGLTADARLLCNFMRQECLDSRFVFDRPLPVSRLVSLIGSKTQIPTQRYGRRPYGVGLLIAGYDDMGPHIFQTCPSANYFDCRAMSIGARSQSARTYLERCMSKFSDCNLNELVKHGLRALRETLPAEQDLTTKNVSIGIVGKDLEFTIYDDDDVSPFLEGLEERPQRKAQPAQPADEPAEKADEPMEH, encoded by the exons ATG ttTCGTAACCAGTATGACAATGATGTCACTGTTTGGAGCcctcag ggCAGAATTCATCAAATAGAATATGCAATGGAAGCTGTCAAACAAGGCTCAGCTACTGTGGGCCTGAAATCAAAAACCCATGCTGTACTGGTTGCTTTGAAG AGGGCCCAGTCAGAACTGGCTGctcatcagaaaaaaattctaCACGTTGACAACCATATTGGAATTTCAATTGCTGGCCTTACAGCTGATGCAAGACTCTTGTG CAACTTCATGCGCCAAGAGTGCCTGGATTCCAGATTTGTGTTTGACAGACCTCTTCCAGTGTCTCGCCTAGTGTCTCTAATTGGAAGCA AGACCCAGATACCAACACAGCGTTATGGCCGGAGACCATATGGCGTTGGACTGCTTATTGCTGGTTATGAC GATATGGGTCCTCACATCTTCCAGACCTGTCCATCTGCAAACTACTTTGACTGCCGGGCTATGTCCATCGGAGCCCGTTCACAGTCTGCCCGTACTTACTTGGAGAGATGTATGTCCAAGTTTAGTGATT GCAATTTGAATGAGCTAGTGAAGCATGGTCTGCGTGCCTTACGGGAGACGCTTCCTGCAGAGCAGGACTTAACTACAAAG AATGTTTCCATTGGAATTGTTGGGAAAGACTTGGAGTTTACAatctatgatgatgatgatgtgtcTCCATTCCTGGAAGGTCTTGAAGAAAGACCACAAAGAAAAGCACAG cCTGCTCAGCCTGCTGATGAACCTGCAGAGAAGGCTGATGAGCCAATGGAGCACTGA